In Anopheles gambiae chromosome 2, idAnoGambNW_F1_1, whole genome shotgun sequence, a single window of DNA contains:
- the LOC1281239 gene encoding protein elav isoform X3 yields the protein MTNKVLAAVQDLQKQQQQQQQQQQQQQQQQQQQQQQQNGANGGGGGGGGEAGQTVAGGAAGGGGQSSDNNSRTNLIVNYLPQTMTEEEIRSLFSSVGEVESVKLVRDKNVIYPGQPKGQSLGYGFVNYHRPQDAEQAVNVLNGLRLQNKVLKVSFARPSSEGIKGANLYISGLPKTITQEELETIFRPYGEIITSRVLIQDGNDKPKGVGFIRFDQRKEAERAIQALNGTTPKGLTDPITVKFSNTPGQNAAAKVVQPALPAFLNPQLTRRLGAIHHPINKGLARFSPMGGEVLDMMLPAAPANGLNVAPSGGWSIFIYNLAPETEENTLWQLFGPFGAVQNVKVIKDAATNQCKGYGFVTMTNYEEAMLAIRSLNGYTLGQRVLQVSFKTNKSK from the coding sequence ATGACGAACAAGGTGCTGGCGGCGGTGCAGGACCtccagaagcagcagcagcaacagcagcagcaacaacagcagcagcagcagcaacagcagcaacagcagcagcagcagaatggcgcaaacggtggcggtggtggtggtggtggtgaagcaGGCCAAACGGTGGCCGGCGGTGCGGCGGGCGGCGGTGGCCAAAGCTCGGACAACAACTCGCGCACCAACCTGATCGTGAACTATCTGCCACAGACAATGACGGAGGAAGAGATCCGGTCGCTGTTCTCGAGCGTCGGCGAGGTGGAAAGCGTGAAGCTGGTGCGCGACAAGAACGTCATCTACCCGGGGCAGCCGAAGGGGCAGAGCCTCGGGTACGGCTTCGTCAACTACCACCGGCCGCAGGATGCCGAGCAGGCGGTGAACGTGCTGAACGGGCTGCGGTTACAGAACAAGGTGCTGAAGGTGTCGTTCGCCCGGCCCAGCTCGGAGGGCATCAAGGGTGCGAACCTGTACATCTCCGGCCTGCCGAAGACGATCACGCAGGAGGAGCTGGAGACGATCTTCCGGCCGTACGGCGAGATCATCACGTCGCGCGTCCTCATCCAGGACGGCAACGACAAGCCGAAGGGCGTCGGCTTCATCCGGTTCGATCAGCGCAAGGAGGCGGAGCGGGCGATCCAGGCGCTGAACGGTACCACGCCGAAGGGGCTGACCGATCCGATCACGGTCAAGTTCTCGAACACGCCGGGCCAGAATGCGGCGGCCAAGGTGGTGCAGCCGGCCCTGCCCGCCTTCCTGAACCCGCAGCTGACGCGCCGGCTCGGCGCGATTCACCATCCGATCAACAAGGGGCTGGCCCGGTTTTCGCCCATGGGCGGGGAGGTGCTGGACATGATGCTGCCCGCCGCACCCGCCAACGGCTTGAACGTGGCCCCGTCCGGTGGCTGGAGCATATTCATCTACAATCTCGCACCGGAGACGGAAGAAAACACGCTGTGGCAGCTGTTCGGCCCGTTCGGTGCGGTGCAGAACGTGAAGGTCATCAAGGATGCGGCCACGAACCAGTGCAAGGGGTACGGGTTCGTGACGATGACCAACTACGAGGAGGCGATGCTGGCCATCCGGTCCCTCAACGGCTACACGCTCGGTCAGCGCGTCCTGCAAGTCAGCTTCAAGACCAACAAGTCAAAGTAA
- the LOC1281239 gene encoding protein elav isoform X1, with amino-acid sequence MTNKVLAAVQDLQKQQQQQQQQQQQQQQQQQQQQQQQNGANGGGGGGGGEAGQTVAGGAAGGGGQSSDNNSRTNLIVNYLPQTMTEEEIRSLFSSVGEVESVKLVRDKNVIYPGQPKGQSLGYGFVNYHRPQDAEQAVNVLNGLRLQNKVLKVSFARPSSEGIKGANLYISGLPKTITQEELETIFRPYGEIITSRVLIQDGNDKPKGVGFIRFDQRKEAERAIQALNGTTPKGLTDPITVKFSNTPGQNAAAKVVQPALPAFLNPQLTRRLGAIHHPINKGLARFSPMGGEVLDMMLPAAPANGLNVAPSGGWSIFIYNLAPETEENTLWQLFGPFGAVQNVKVIKDAATNQCKGYGFVTMTNYEEAMLAIRSLNGYTLGQRVLQVSFKTNKSNGGHMGEN; translated from the exons ATGACGAACAAGGTGCTGGCGGCGGTGCAGGACCtccagaagcagcagcagcaacagcagcagcaacaacagcagcagcagcagcaacagcagcaacagcagcagcagcagaatggcgcaaacggtggcggtggtggtggtggtggtgaagcaGGCCAAACGGTGGCCGGCGGTGCGGCGGGCGGCGGTGGCCAAAGCTCGGACAACAACTCGCGCACCAACCTGATCGTGAACTATCTGCCACAGACAATGACGGAGGAAGAGATCCGGTCGCTGTTCTCGAGCGTCGGCGAGGTGGAAAGCGTGAAGCTGGTGCGCGACAAGAACGTCATCTACCCGGGGCAGCCGAAGGGGCAGAGCCTCGGGTACGGCTTCGTCAACTACCACCGGCCGCAGGATGCCGAGCAGGCGGTGAACGTGCTGAACGGGCTGCGGTTACAGAACAAGGTGCTGAAGGTGTCGTTCGCCCGGCCCAGCTCGGAGGGCATCAAGGGTGCGAACCTGTACATCTCCGGCCTGCCGAAGACGATCACGCAGGAGGAGCTGGAGACGATCTTCCGGCCGTACGGCGAGATCATCACGTCGCGCGTCCTCATCCAGGACGGCAACGACAAGCCGAAGGGCGTCGGCTTCATCCGGTTCGATCAGCGCAAGGAGGCGGAGCGGGCGATCCAGGCGCTGAACGGTACCACGCCGAAGGGGCTGACCGATCCGATCACGGTCAAGTTCTCGAACACGCCGGGCCAGAATGCGGCGGCCAAGGTGGTGCAGCCGGCCCTGCCCGCCTTCCTGAACCCGCAGCTGACGCGCCGGCTCGGCGCGATTCACCATCCGATCAACAAGGGGCTGGCCCGGTTTTCGCCCATGGGCGGGGAGGTGCTGGACATGATGCTGCCCGCCGCACCCGCCAACGGCTTGAACGTGGCCCCGTCCGGTGGCTGGAGCATATTCATCTACAATCTCGCACCGGAGACGGAAGAAAACACGCTGTGGCAGCTGTTCGGCCCGTTCGGTGCGGTGCAGAACGTGAAGGTCATCAAGGATGCGGCCACGAACCAGTGCAAGGGGTACGGGTTCGTGACGATGACCAACTACGAGGAGGCGATGCTGGCCATCCGGTCCCTCAACGGCTACACGCTCGGTCAGCGCGTCCTGCAAGTCAGCTTCAAGACCAACAAGTCAAA CGGCGGCCATATGGGTGAAAACTAA
- the LOC1281239 gene encoding protein elav isoform X2 produces MTNKVLAAVQDLQKQQQQQQQQQQQQQQQQQQQQQQQNGANGGGGGGGGEAGQTVAGGAAGGGGQSSDNNSRTNLIVNYLPQTMTEEEIRSLFSSVGEVESVKLVRDKNVIYPGQPKGQSLGYGFVNYHRPQDAEQAVNVLNGLRLQNKVLKVSFARPSSEGIKGANLYISGLPKTITQEELETIFRPYGEIITSRVLIQDGNDKPKGVGFIRFDQRKEAERAIQALNGTTPKGLTDPITVKFSNTPGQNAAAKVVQPALPAFLNPQLTRRLGAIHHPINKGLARFSPMGGEVLDMMLPAAPANGLNVAPSGGWSIFIYNLAPETEENTLWQLFGPFGAVQNVKVIKDAATNQCKGYGFVTMTNYEEAMLAIRSLNGYTLGQRVLQVSFKTNKSNMQH; encoded by the coding sequence ATGACGAACAAGGTGCTGGCGGCGGTGCAGGACCtccagaagcagcagcagcaacagcagcagcaacaacagcagcagcagcagcaacagcagcaacagcagcagcagcagaatggcgcaaacggtggcggtggtggtggtggtggtgaagcaGGCCAAACGGTGGCCGGCGGTGCGGCGGGCGGCGGTGGCCAAAGCTCGGACAACAACTCGCGCACCAACCTGATCGTGAACTATCTGCCACAGACAATGACGGAGGAAGAGATCCGGTCGCTGTTCTCGAGCGTCGGCGAGGTGGAAAGCGTGAAGCTGGTGCGCGACAAGAACGTCATCTACCCGGGGCAGCCGAAGGGGCAGAGCCTCGGGTACGGCTTCGTCAACTACCACCGGCCGCAGGATGCCGAGCAGGCGGTGAACGTGCTGAACGGGCTGCGGTTACAGAACAAGGTGCTGAAGGTGTCGTTCGCCCGGCCCAGCTCGGAGGGCATCAAGGGTGCGAACCTGTACATCTCCGGCCTGCCGAAGACGATCACGCAGGAGGAGCTGGAGACGATCTTCCGGCCGTACGGCGAGATCATCACGTCGCGCGTCCTCATCCAGGACGGCAACGACAAGCCGAAGGGCGTCGGCTTCATCCGGTTCGATCAGCGCAAGGAGGCGGAGCGGGCGATCCAGGCGCTGAACGGTACCACGCCGAAGGGGCTGACCGATCCGATCACGGTCAAGTTCTCGAACACGCCGGGCCAGAATGCGGCGGCCAAGGTGGTGCAGCCGGCCCTGCCCGCCTTCCTGAACCCGCAGCTGACGCGCCGGCTCGGCGCGATTCACCATCCGATCAACAAGGGGCTGGCCCGGTTTTCGCCCATGGGCGGGGAGGTGCTGGACATGATGCTGCCCGCCGCACCCGCCAACGGCTTGAACGTGGCCCCGTCCGGTGGCTGGAGCATATTCATCTACAATCTCGCACCGGAGACGGAAGAAAACACGCTGTGGCAGCTGTTCGGCCCGTTCGGTGCGGTGCAGAACGTGAAGGTCATCAAGGATGCGGCCACGAACCAGTGCAAGGGGTACGGGTTCGTGACGATGACCAACTACGAGGAGGCGATGCTGGCCATCCGGTCCCTCAACGGCTACACGCTCGGTCAGCGCGTCCTGCAAGTCAGCTTCAAGACCAACAAGTCAAA